In Struthio camelus isolate bStrCam1 chromosome 22, bStrCam1.hap1, whole genome shotgun sequence, one DNA window encodes the following:
- the PAFAH1B2 gene encoding platelet-activating factor acetylhydrolase IB subunit alpha2 isoform X1, whose amino-acid sequence MESRGEPQPPLQPPNRMSQGDSNPAAVPHAAEDIQGDDRWMSQHNRFVLDCKDKEPDVLFVGDSMVQLLQQYEIWRELFSPLHALNFGIGGDTTGHVLWRLKNGELENIKPKVIVVWVGTNNHENTAEEVAGGIEAIVRLINTQQPQAKVIVLGLLPRGEKPNPLRQKNAKVNQLLKASLPKLPNVQLLDVDVGFVHSDGTISYHDMFDFLHLTGGGYAKICKPLHELIMQLLEETPEEKRAALA is encoded by the exons ATGGAGTCGCGGGGGGAGCCGCagccgccgctgcagccgcc GAATAGAATGAGCCAGGGAGACTCAAATCCAGCAGCAGTTCCACACGCTGCCGAAGATATCCAGGGGGATGACAGATGGATGTCACAG cacaaCAGATTTGTCTTGGACTGCAAAGACAAGGAACCCGACGTGCTCTTTGTGGGTGACTCCATGGTGCAGTTGCTACAGCAATATGAG ATATGGCGAGAACTCTTCTCACCGCTTCACGCACTGAATTTTGGGATTGGTGGAGACACAACAGGACATGTTCTGTGGAGACTGAAGAATGGTGAACTGGAGAACATTAAACCGAAG gTCATTGTTGTTTGGGTTGGAACAAATAATcatgaaaacacagcagaagaagTAGCAGGTGGAATTGAGGCAATTGTGCGTCTGATAAATACCCAGCAGCCACAGGCCAAAGTTATCGTACTG GGCCTGCTACCTCGCGGAGAGAAGCCAAACCCTCTGCGGCAGAAGAATGCCAAGGTGAACCAGCTGCTAAAAGCCTCACTCCCCAAACTGCCCAATGTGCAGCTTCTGGATGTAGACGTCGGCTTTGTGCACTCAGATGGCACCATCTCATACCACGACATGTTTGATTTCCTGCACCTGACAGGAGGGGGCTATGCAAAGATCTGCAAACCCCTCCATGAACTGATCATGCAGCTACTGGAGGAGACCCCTGAGGAGAAACGAGCTGCTCTGGCCTGA
- the PAFAH1B2 gene encoding platelet-activating factor acetylhydrolase IB subunit alpha2 isoform X2, translated as MSQGDSNPAAVPHAAEDIQGDDRWMSQHNRFVLDCKDKEPDVLFVGDSMVQLLQQYEIWRELFSPLHALNFGIGGDTTGHVLWRLKNGELENIKPKVIVVWVGTNNHENTAEEVAGGIEAIVRLINTQQPQAKVIVLGLLPRGEKPNPLRQKNAKVNQLLKASLPKLPNVQLLDVDVGFVHSDGTISYHDMFDFLHLTGGGYAKICKPLHELIMQLLEETPEEKRAALA; from the exons ATGAGCCAGGGAGACTCAAATCCAGCAGCAGTTCCACACGCTGCCGAAGATATCCAGGGGGATGACAGATGGATGTCACAG cacaaCAGATTTGTCTTGGACTGCAAAGACAAGGAACCCGACGTGCTCTTTGTGGGTGACTCCATGGTGCAGTTGCTACAGCAATATGAG ATATGGCGAGAACTCTTCTCACCGCTTCACGCACTGAATTTTGGGATTGGTGGAGACACAACAGGACATGTTCTGTGGAGACTGAAGAATGGTGAACTGGAGAACATTAAACCGAAG gTCATTGTTGTTTGGGTTGGAACAAATAATcatgaaaacacagcagaagaagTAGCAGGTGGAATTGAGGCAATTGTGCGTCTGATAAATACCCAGCAGCCACAGGCCAAAGTTATCGTACTG GGCCTGCTACCTCGCGGAGAGAAGCCAAACCCTCTGCGGCAGAAGAATGCCAAGGTGAACCAGCTGCTAAAAGCCTCACTCCCCAAACTGCCCAATGTGCAGCTTCTGGATGTAGACGTCGGCTTTGTGCACTCAGATGGCACCATCTCATACCACGACATGTTTGATTTCCTGCACCTGACAGGAGGGGGCTATGCAAAGATCTGCAAACCCCTCCATGAACTGATCATGCAGCTACTGGAGGAGACCCCTGAGGAGAAACGAGCTGCTCTGGCCTGA
- the SIDT2 gene encoding SID1 transmembrane family member 2 isoform X8, whose protein sequence is MAAAGGAALAWALGLLLALPGGAAEVEQKEAEFDRTYEGLVTGNLLNIYAFNHTVARNRTEGVRVSVNVLSKQNDMPVLFVVRQKEAVVSFQVPLVLRGLYQRKYQYQDVSRTLCQPQTKMELETQHFYVDVSTLSLRNTSYKLRVTRVENFVLRTDERFSFNATAAQPQYFKYEFSEGVDSVIVKVTSAMAFPCSVISIQDILCPVYDLDNNVAFIGMYQTMTKKAAITVQKKDFPSNSFYVVVVVKTEDEACGGALPYYPFSKDEPIDQGNRQKTLEVVVSPAITSEAYVSSVLFCLGVFFSFYVITLLIACWESCCQQQRKKGLLAAMDSPTLDTASLLGHSRSIPDSFLGHAPYDSYGYGSFGECGMPSSASLPAGASRHTALPPRLTVPAENGSSASTEGITDSMGSTEVSYGYAGQDQFKRRVPTAQMRQLCIAMGDRSLENVASRPRLDSLSSVEEDDYDTLADINYDKNVIRTKQYLYVADLARKDKRVLRKKYQIYFWNIATIAVFYALPVIQLVITYQTVVNVTGNQDICYYNFLCAHPLGNLSAFNNILSNLGYILLGLLFLLIILQREINYNRALMRSDTHALECGIPKHFGLFYAMGTALMMEGLLSACYHVCPNYTNFQFDTSFMYMIAGLCMLKLYQKRHPDINASAYSAYACLAIVIFFSVVGVVFGKGNTAFWIVFSIIHITATLLLSTQLYYMGRWKLDSGILRRIVHVLYTDCVRQCSGPMYVDRMVLLVMGNIINWSLSAAANASSSSPCSALSAPPWSGASPSSSSSRGSAPGRKRRPSPGSITVTASCSTSLTTTTSGTSSPPWPCSAPSWCC, encoded by the exons atggcggcggccgggggcgccgcgctggcctgggccctgggcctgctgctggccctgccgGGGGGCGCCGCCGAGGTGGAGCAGAAAGAGGCCGAGTTCGACAGGACCTACGAGGGCTTGGTGACCGGCAACCTGCTCAACATCTACGCCTTCAACCACACCGTCGCCCGCAACAGG ACGGAAGGCGTCCGGGTGTCCGTGAACGTCCTGTCCAAGCAGAATGACATGCCCGTCCTGTTCGTGGTGAGGCAGAAAGAGGCGGTGGTCTCGTTTCAGGTGCCGCTGGTGCTCCGGGGCCT GTACCAGCGGAAGTACCAGTACCAGGACGTGAGCCGCACGCTCTGCCAGCCCCAGACCAAGATGGAGCTGGAGACGCAGCACTTCTACGTGGACGTGTCCACCCTGTCCCTGAGGAACACCTCCTACAAGCTGCGAGTCACCCGCGTGGAGAACTTTGTGCTGCG aacGGACGAACGGTTCAGCTTCAACGCAACGGCAGCCCAGCCGCAG taCTTCAAGTACGAGTTCTCCGAGGGAGTGGACTCGGTGATTGTGAAAGTGACCTCAGCCATGGCTTTTCCCTGCTCTGTCATCTCCATCCAGGACATCCTG TGCCCCGTCTACGACTTGGACAACAACGTGGCCTTCATCGGGATGTACCAGACCATGACGAAGAAGGCAGCCATCACAGTGCAG AAGAAGGATTTCCCCAGCAACAGCTTctacgtggtggtggtggtgaagacCGAGGACGAGGCGTGCGGAGGAGCCCTGCCCTACTACCCCTTCTCCAAAG ATGAACCAATAGATCAAGGCAACCGGCAGAAGACACTGGAGGTGGTGGTATCACCTGCCATAACCT CGGAGGCCTATGTGAGCAGCGTGCTCTTCTGCCTGGGCGTCTTCTTCTCCTTCTACGTCATCACGCTGCTCATTGcctgctgggagagctgctg ccagcagcagaggaagaagggGCTCCTGGCGGCCATGGACTCGCCCACGCTGGACACAG cgtCTTTATTGG GGCACAGCCGGAGCATCCCCGACTCCTTCCTGGGGCATGCCCCCTACGACAGCTATGGTTACGGCTCCTTCGGTGAGTGCGGAATGCCCTCCTCTGCATCTCTGCCTGCCGGGGCCAGCAGGCACACAGCATTGCCCCCCCGTCTGACTGTCCCTGCAGAGAACGGCTCCAGCGCCAGCACTGAGGGCATCACGGACAGCATGGGCTCCACAGAAGTCTCCTACGGATACGCGG GGCAGGACCAGTTCAAGCGACGCGTTCCCACCGCCCAGATGAGGCAGCTGTGCATTGCTATGG GGGACCGGTCACTGGAGAACGTGGCCAGCCGGCCCCGCCTGGACTCACTCAGCTCTGTGGAGGAGGACGACTACGACACGCTGGCCGACATCAACTACGACAAGAACGTCATCCGCACCAAG caatacCTCTATGTGGCCGACCTGGCACGGAAGGACAAGCGGGTCCTGCGGAAGAAATACCAGATCTACTTCTG GAACATCGCCACCATTGCTGTCTTCTATGCACTCCCTGTCATCCAGCTTGTCATCACCTACCAGACG GTGGTGAACGTCACTGGCAACCAGGACATCTGCTACTACAACTTTCTGTGCGCCCACCCACTGGGGAACCTCAG cgcctTCAACAACATCCTCAGCAACCTGGGCTACATCCTGCTGGGCTTGCTCTTCCTGCTCATCATCCTGCAGCGGGAGATCAACTACAACCGGGCACTCATGCGCAGCGACACACATGCCCTG GAGTGTGGCATCCCCAAGCACTTTGGGCTCTTCTATGCCATGGGCACTGCCCTCATGATGGAGGGGCTGCTCAGCGCCTGCTATCACGTCTGCCCCAACTACACCAACTTCCAGTTTG ACACCTCCTTCATGTACATGATCGCCGGGCTCTGCATGCTGAAGCTCTACCAGAAGCGCCACCCAGACATCAACGCCAGCGCCTACAGCGCCTACGCCTGCCTGGCCATCGTCATCTTCTTCTCTGTCGTTGGCGTG GTCTTCGGCAAAGGCAACACGGCCTTCTGGATCGTCTTCTCTATCATCCACATCACGGCCACCCTGCTGCTGAGCACCCAGCTCTACTACATGGGGCGCTGGAAGCTGG ACTCGGGCATCCTGCGCCGGATCGTGCACGTGCTGTACACGGACTGCGTCCGGCAGTGCAGTGGGCCCATGTACGTG GATCGAATGGTGCTCTTGGTCATGGGAAACATCATCAACTGGTCGCT